One Paraburkholderia dioscoreae DNA segment encodes these proteins:
- a CDS encoding SDR family NAD(P)-dependent oxidoreductase: MQKRVVLVTGAARGLGAAIATRFHAAGYAVAIGDIAFDAAQALARDLSADGSSAFALHLDVTAKAAFTAAREAILQRWGRVDALVNNAGASRIVSVMDITAEQFDQVINVNLRSVLFGCQVFGQHFADTGTGRIVNIASLAGQNGGSATGAHYAAAKGGVITLTKVFARDLGAAGVTVNAISPGPMDLPVVHESVAPDKLKAMIANIPAGRLGSADYVADVAVMLAAENAYFANGACWDVNGGLFMR, from the coding sequence ATGCAGAAGAGAGTCGTACTTGTCACCGGCGCCGCGCGTGGTCTGGGCGCCGCGATTGCCACGCGCTTTCATGCGGCGGGTTACGCGGTCGCGATCGGCGATATTGCATTCGATGCAGCACAAGCCCTCGCGCGCGATCTGAGCGCAGACGGTTCCAGCGCATTCGCACTGCATCTCGACGTCACCGCGAAGGCCGCTTTCACCGCTGCGCGCGAGGCCATTCTTCAACGCTGGGGCCGTGTCGACGCGTTGGTCAATAACGCGGGCGCCTCCAGAATCGTGTCCGTGATGGACATCACGGCGGAGCAATTCGATCAGGTCATCAACGTCAACTTGCGTAGCGTGCTGTTTGGCTGCCAGGTATTCGGCCAGCATTTCGCGGACACGGGCACGGGCCGCATCGTCAACATCGCGTCGCTCGCGGGACAGAACGGCGGCTCGGCAACCGGCGCGCATTACGCGGCGGCGAAAGGCGGCGTGATCACGCTCACCAAGGTGTTCGCGCGAGACCTCGGCGCCGCGGGCGTGACCGTCAACGCCATTTCGCCCGGACCGATGGATCTGCCGGTCGTACATGAAAGCGTGGCGCCCGACAAGCTGAAGGCGATGATCGCCAATATTCCCGCGGGCCGTCTCGGCTCAGCGGATTACGTCGCCGATGTTGCCGTGATGCTGGCGGCGGAAAATGCGTACTTCGCAAACGGCGCGTGCTGGGATGTGAACGGCGGGCTGTTCATGCGCTGA
- a CDS encoding type VI secretion system protein TssA encodes MTPVDAAAPCGIDLEYDPEFVVLAAKMTARQDAQYGDFVGSPEPVNWSDVDRDCRRLMARSKDMRLAVLFARCRTRLGGAAGLAEGVGLLAAWLAAFPDQIHPQPGVDADREAALEIRMNALQALTDADGLLADVREIALTKATATRLQMRDIERAFAQPRPSDALAPESVTRQLDDLRSQQQETLAGFDEAFAGLTAIDTWGREHLGAHAPDLSTLRRLLRHVAPGGVRTARAKAGIVTVDPSSVDQRVEDAMRDSPAAREAQAVRADIDMSAGEGAGTAPIDRHAALELVRQAREWFEKSEPSSPVPLLLRRAELLVGKRYAEVVKAIPAELLVQWDGEA; translated from the coding sequence ATGACGCCGGTCGACGCTGCCGCACCGTGCGGGATCGACCTCGAATACGACCCGGAATTCGTCGTTCTCGCGGCGAAAATGACCGCCAGGCAGGACGCGCAATACGGCGATTTCGTGGGGTCGCCGGAACCCGTCAACTGGAGCGACGTCGATCGCGACTGCCGGCGTTTGATGGCGCGCAGCAAGGACATGCGTCTCGCCGTGCTGTTTGCGCGCTGCCGTACCCGGCTCGGCGGCGCGGCGGGTCTTGCCGAGGGCGTGGGTCTGCTGGCCGCGTGGCTGGCTGCGTTTCCCGATCAGATTCACCCGCAACCCGGCGTCGACGCGGATCGCGAGGCCGCGCTCGAAATTCGCATGAACGCATTGCAGGCACTGACCGACGCGGACGGTCTGCTCGCGGATGTGCGCGAAATCGCGTTGACGAAGGCGACCGCCACGCGGCTTCAGATGCGCGACATTGAACGGGCGTTTGCGCAGCCCCGCCCGAGCGATGCGCTCGCGCCGGAATCGGTGACGCGGCAACTCGACGATCTGCGTTCGCAGCAACAGGAAACGCTGGCGGGTTTCGACGAGGCCTTCGCAGGCCTGACGGCGATCGACACATGGGGCCGTGAACACCTGGGCGCGCACGCGCCGGATCTGTCCACGCTGAGGCGGTTGCTCCGCCATGTCGCGCCAGGCGGCGTGCGTACGGCGAGAGCGAAGGCGGGGATCGTGACGGTCGACCCGTCGAGCGTCGACCAACGCGTGGAAGATGCGATGCGGGATTCCCCGGCCGCACGCGAAGCGCAGGCGGTACGAGCCGACATTGATATGTCCGCAGGCGAGGGCGCCGGCACAGCCCCCATAGATCGCCATGCCGCGCTCGAACTGGTCAGGCAGGCTCGCGAGTGGTTCGAGAAAAGCGAGCCGAGCAGTCCGGTTCCGTTGCTGCTCAGGCGTGCTGAACTGCTGGTGGGCAAGCGGTATGCTGAAGTGGTCAAGGCCATTCCCGCTGAACTGCTCGTTCAGTGGGACGGCGAAGCCTGA
- the tssE gene encoding type VI secretion system baseplate subunit TssE: protein MRREVRLTREGGATPRRANAHLLPTLLDRLRDDAPQRLTEAPSEYTVTRSQMRDIVQRDLAFLLNTTSMEDLIDRKRHPHAASSTVNFGVPPLAGAFTAARKWEDIEKIIRSAITEFEPRLISDSLSIAPLAGVDAAVHYNVLAFEVRGMIRMDPYPLEFMVQSSLDLETSQLNVTGMRAG from the coding sequence ATGCGCCGCGAGGTGCGTTTGACGCGTGAGGGCGGCGCCACGCCCCGGCGGGCAAACGCGCACCTGCTGCCGACACTGCTCGACCGTCTGCGTGACGATGCGCCGCAAAGACTAACCGAAGCGCCCAGTGAATACACGGTGACCCGTTCGCAGATGCGCGACATCGTTCAGCGCGACCTGGCATTCCTGCTGAACACCACCAGCATGGAAGACCTGATCGATCGCAAGCGGCATCCGCACGCGGCTTCGTCAACTGTGAATTTCGGCGTGCCGCCGCTTGCCGGCGCTTTCACTGCGGCGCGCAAGTGGGAAGACATCGAAAAGATCATCCGGTCCGCGATTACGGAGTTCGAGCCGCGTCTGATATCGGATTCGCTCAGCATTGCGCCGCTTGCCGGCGTGGATGCCGCCGTTCACTACAACGTGCTGGCATTCGAGGTGCGCGGCATGATCCGCATGGATCCTTATCCGCTCGAATTCATGGTGCAGAGCTCGCTCGATCTGGAAACGAGTCAGTTGAACGTCACCGGAATGCGCGCGGGCTGA